In one window of Prevotella sp. E13-17 DNA:
- the ispG gene encoding (E)-4-hydroxy-3-methylbut-2-enyl-diphosphate synthase encodes MSIRRTSSVCHVGHIAIGGDNPIRIQSMATTDTNDTEASVAQAKRIIDAGGELVRFTTQGSREAENMKNISARLKADGYTTPLVADVHFTAHTADIAAQYCEKVRINPGNYVDPGRTFKHLEYTDEEYAAELEKIEKKLVPFINICKEHHTAVRIGVNHGSLSDRIMSRYGDTPEGIVESCMEFLRIFRREQFNDVVISIKASNTVVMVTTVRLLVKTMDQEDMHYPLHLGVTEAGEGEDGRIKSALGIGALLTEGIGDTIRVSLSEEPEYEIPVARKLVDLIPECTRLRAEAEASIQDDTITLCLDAPDWETYQLKAAMAVGALLIDRKATKLQLSVSQQPTADSQMLTSLADAILQAARIKFTKTEYISCPGCGRTLYNLQDTIAKIKAATKELVGLKIGIMGCIVNGPGEMADADYGYVGAGRGKISLYRAKECVLKNIPEEEAVERLLELINNDRAAKA; translated from the coding sequence ATGAGTATAAGACGAACTAGTAGTGTCTGCCACGTAGGCCACATTGCCATTGGTGGCGACAACCCCATCCGCATACAGTCGATGGCTACCACCGACACCAACGACACCGAGGCAAGCGTGGCTCAGGCCAAGCGCATTATCGATGCTGGCGGCGAACTGGTACGCTTCACCACCCAAGGCAGTCGCGAGGCAGAGAACATGAAGAACATCTCTGCCCGTCTGAAGGCCGATGGCTACACCACCCCACTGGTGGCCGATGTGCATTTCACAGCTCACACTGCCGACATTGCAGCACAGTACTGCGAGAAGGTGCGCATCAACCCAGGCAACTATGTTGACCCGGGCCGCACGTTCAAACACCTGGAATACACCGACGAGGAGTATGCCGCCGAACTCGAGAAAATAGAGAAGAAGCTCGTGCCCTTCATCAACATCTGTAAGGAGCACCACACGGCCGTGCGTATCGGTGTGAACCACGGCTCCCTGTCCGACCGCATCATGAGTCGCTATGGCGACACCCCCGAGGGTATCGTAGAGAGCTGCATGGAGTTCCTGCGCATCTTCCGTCGCGAACAGTTCAACGATGTGGTCATCTCCATCAAGGCCTCGAATACGGTTGTCATGGTGACCACCGTGCGCCTGTTGGTGAAGACCATGGACCAGGAGGACATGCACTATCCTCTGCACCTGGGCGTCACCGAGGCTGGCGAAGGCGAAGATGGCCGCATCAAGTCGGCACTGGGCATTGGAGCCCTGCTGACCGAAGGCATTGGCGACACCATCCGTGTGAGCCTCAGCGAGGAACCCGAATACGAGATTCCCGTTGCCCGCAAGCTGGTGGACCTGATTCCCGAATGCACCAGGCTCCGTGCCGAGGCAGAGGCCAGCATTCAGGACGACACCATCACGCTGTGTCTTGATGCACCCGACTGGGAGACCTACCAGCTGAAGGCCGCCATGGCCGTAGGTGCCCTGCTCATAGACCGCAAAGCCACGAAGCTGCAACTGTCTGTCAGCCAACAGCCGACAGCCGACAGTCAGATGCTCACATCGCTGGCCGACGCCATTCTTCAGGCAGCACGCATCAAGTTCACCAAGACAGAATATATCTCTTGTCCAGGTTGCGGACGCACGCTCTACAACCTGCAGGACACCATTGCCAAGATCAAGGCAGCCACGAAAGAGCTGGTCGGACTGAAGATTGGCATCATGGGATGCATTGTGAATGGCCCCGGCGAGATGGCCGATGCCGACTATGGCTACGTGGGTGCTGGTCGTGGCAAGATCAGCCTCTATCGTGCCAAGGAGTGTGTGCTGAAGAACATTCCTGAAGAGGAAGCCGTAGAACGCCTTTTAGAACTGATCAACAACGACCGCGCCGCCAAGGCGTAG
- a CDS encoding amidophosphoribosyltransferase: protein MGGFFGTISTKSCVNDLFYGTDYNSHLGTRRAGLVTYDEEKGFSRSIHSLERDYFRSKFEDELDDFSGNLGIGVISDTDPQPIIINSHLGRYAVVTVAKINNLREIADELLAQRMHLSEQSANNLNQTELVALLINMGNTFVDGINLVYRKIKGSCSMLILTEDGIIAARDFLGRTPIVLGHREDGYALSSETTSFPNLGYKTVRDIGPGEIVKVKSDAVEVMQPAFKRCQICSFLWVYYGFPASCYEGINVEEVRERNGKRMGEKDQVEADLVCGIPDSGVGMALGYADGAKIPYKRAVLKYTPTWPRSFTPNNQARRNLVAKMKLIPNGNILKDQRIVFCDDSIVRGTQLRDNVREFFENGAKEVHVRISCPPLVYGCPFIGFTSSKSDMELITRQIIRDFEGDDKAKLDKYAQTDSPEYKRMVDEIARRLGLTSVKFATLEDLVASIGLPKNSVCTHCFDGSSYDQQGDGEFFG, encoded by the coding sequence ATGGGCGGCTTTTTTGGCACAATCTCTACAAAGAGTTGCGTAAACGATTTGTTTTACGGAACCGATTACAATTCACACCTTGGTACACGACGTGCAGGTTTGGTAACTTACGATGAAGAAAAGGGATTTTCACGCAGTATCCACTCTTTGGAGCGCGACTATTTCCGTTCGAAGTTTGAAGACGAACTTGACGACTTTTCTGGTAATTTGGGCATAGGCGTCATCAGCGATACCGACCCTCAGCCAATCATCATCAACTCACATTTGGGACGCTATGCCGTGGTCACGGTGGCAAAGATAAACAACTTGCGCGAAATTGCCGACGAACTTCTGGCGCAGCGTATGCACTTGAGCGAGCAGAGTGCCAACAACCTGAACCAAACAGAGCTCGTGGCTCTGCTCATCAACATGGGCAACACGTTTGTGGATGGCATCAATCTGGTCTATCGTAAAATCAAGGGTTCGTGCTCAATGCTGATTCTGACAGAGGATGGCATCATCGCAGCGCGCGACTTCCTGGGCCGCACCCCCATCGTGCTGGGCCACCGAGAAGATGGCTATGCCCTGTCGAGCGAGACTACCAGCTTCCCCAATCTGGGTTATAAGACCGTGCGCGACATCGGTCCCGGCGAGATTGTCAAGGTGAAGAGCGACGCAGTGGAAGTGATGCAGCCAGCCTTCAAGCGCTGTCAGATTTGTTCGTTCTTGTGGGTTTACTATGGCTTCCCTGCCTCTTGCTACGAGGGTATCAACGTGGAAGAGGTGCGTGAGCGCAATGGTAAGCGCATGGGTGAGAAAGATCAAGTGGAAGCCGACTTGGTATGCGGTATCCCCGACTCGGGTGTAGGCATGGCTCTGGGCTATGCTGATGGTGCTAAGATTCCATACAAGCGTGCCGTACTGAAGTACACACCCACCTGGCCACGCTCGTTTACTCCCAACAATCAGGCGCGTCGTAACCTGGTGGCTAAGATGAAACTGATTCCTAATGGTAATATTCTGAAGGACCAGCGCATCGTGTTCTGCGACGACTCTATCGTGCGTGGCACACAGTTGCGCGACAATGTGCGCGAGTTCTTTGAGAATGGTGCCAAGGAAGTACATGTGCGTATCTCGTGTCCGCCATTGGTCTATGGCTGTCCATTCATCGGTTTCACCTCTTCAAAGAGCGATATGGAGCTGATCACTCGTCAGATTATTCGCGACTTTGAAGGCGACGACAAGGCCAAGCTCGACAAGTATGCACAGACAGACTCGCCCGAATACAAGCGCATGGTCGATGAGATTGCCCGCCGTCTGGGACTCACCTCGGTGAAGTTTGCAACGCTCGAGGACCTCGTCGCATCTATAGGTCTGCCCAAGAACAGCGTTTGTACGCACTGCTTCGATGGCAGCAGCTACGACCAGCAGGGTGATGGCGAATTTTTCGGATAA
- a CDS encoding phosphatase PAP2 family protein, translating to MDLRQLFARDEQPRQGFLAFEWLIMAYVVFTSLLMLYYSFSHELHMASMVSVRLQTLAALFLLKWIYTLKPCRFTMFLRALAQLMLLGLWYPDTYELNRMLPNLDHVFAQCEQTVFSCQPALLFAQQFPQPLVSELVKLGYESYYVVMLAVMLYYLFKRFDDFERMAFILLGSFFLFYLVFIFLPVVGPQFYYCAVGVDQIAQGVFPNVGHYFENNTDCLPIPGWQDGLFHQLTIISHNAGERPTAAFPSSHVGVTTILLWLAWQARSRWLFFSLLPLAVLMFFGTFYILAHYAIDAIAGVFFGTFYYFLLRFIYKKSR from the coding sequence ATGGATTTAAGACAACTATTTGCTCGTGACGAGCAGCCCCGTCAGGGATTCTTGGCTTTTGAATGGCTCATCATGGCTTACGTGGTGTTCACCTCGCTGCTCATGCTCTACTACTCGTTCAGTCATGAACTGCACATGGCATCCATGGTGAGCGTGCGTTTGCAGACATTGGCAGCCCTATTTCTGCTGAAATGGATATACACACTGAAGCCCTGTCGCTTCACTATGTTCCTGCGCGCCCTGGCACAGTTGATGCTGCTGGGGCTGTGGTATCCCGACACCTACGAGCTGAACCGCATGCTGCCCAATCTCGATCACGTGTTTGCCCAGTGCGAACAGACGGTCTTTAGCTGTCAGCCCGCTCTGCTCTTTGCCCAGCAGTTTCCTCAACCGCTGGTCAGCGAACTGGTGAAACTGGGCTACGAGAGCTATTATGTGGTGATGCTGGCCGTGATGCTCTATTATCTCTTTAAGCGTTTTGATGACTTCGAGCGCATGGCATTCATCCTGTTGGGCAGTTTCTTCCTGTTCTATCTGGTGTTCATCTTCCTGCCTGTGGTCGGCCCGCAGTTCTACTACTGCGCCGTGGGTGTGGACCAGATTGCACAAGGCGTGTTCCCCAACGTCGGTCACTATTTTGAGAACAACACCGACTGTCTGCCCATTCCCGGGTGGCAAGACGGTCTGTTCCATCAACTCACCATCATCTCGCACAACGCCGGCGAGCGCCCCACGGCTGCTTTTCCCAGCAGTCATGTCGGCGTCACCACCATTCTGCTGTGGTTGGCATGGCAGGCACGCAGTCGCTGGCTGTTCTTCAGTCTGCTGCCCCTTGCGGTCCTGATGTTCTTTGGCACCTTCTATATCTTGGCGCATTATGCCATCGATGCAATAGCCGGTGTATTCTTCGGCACGTTCTATTATTTCCTTTTAAGGTTTATATACAAAAAATCTCGTTGA
- a CDS encoding NAD(P)-dependent oxidoreductase — MKILITGASGFIGSFICEEAVRQGFDTWAAMRGSSKRDFLNIEGLHFLELDLSDQSKLEAQLRPHQFDYVVHAAGVTKCLNTEDFFRVNTEGTKNLVRALMALQMPLKRFVYLSSLSVFGAIRERQPYTEIKDTDTPQPNTAYGKSKLEAERWLDTLNGESSTGKLFPYIVLRPTGVYGPRERDYFLMVQSIKQHSDFAVGFTRQDITFVYVLDVVQAVFLALEHGEVGHKYFLSDGEVYQSTTFSDLIRRELGNPWWIRITAPVWVLRVVTWFGDQIGHLRGKISALNNDKYHILKQRNWRCDIEPARRELGYNPQYTLEKGVPLTVKWYQDNGWI, encoded by the coding sequence ATGAAGATTCTTATCACGGGAGCCAGCGGATTTATAGGCTCGTTTATTTGCGAAGAAGCCGTGCGTCAGGGCTTCGACACCTGGGCAGCCATGCGTGGCAGTAGCAAACGTGACTTTCTGAACATCGAGGGATTGCACTTCCTGGAGCTCGACCTGTCGGACCAGTCTAAGCTGGAGGCGCAGTTGCGTCCCCACCAGTTTGACTATGTGGTGCATGCTGCCGGCGTGACAAAATGCCTGAACACCGAAGACTTCTTTCGCGTGAACACCGAGGGCACCAAGAATCTTGTGCGTGCCCTGATGGCACTGCAGATGCCGCTGAAGCGCTTTGTCTATCTGAGCTCGCTCAGTGTCTTTGGAGCCATCCGCGAACGTCAGCCCTACACCGAGATAAAGGACACCGACACACCACAGCCCAACACTGCCTACGGCAAGAGCAAGCTGGAGGCAGAGCGCTGGTTGGACACACTGAATGGCGAATCATCGACCGGTAAGCTTTTCCCCTATATCGTGCTACGCCCCACGGGCGTCTATGGTCCTCGCGAGCGCGACTACTTCCTGATGGTGCAGAGCATCAAGCAGCACAGTGACTTTGCCGTGGGCTTCACCCGTCAGGACATCACTTTTGTCTATGTGCTTGACGTGGTACAGGCCGTATTTTTGGCACTGGAGCATGGCGAAGTGGGCCACAAATACTTCCTGAGCGATGGCGAGGTCTATCAGTCAACGACCTTTTCTGACTTGATTCGCCGCGAACTGGGCAACCCTTGGTGGATTCGTATCACGGCACCCGTATGGGTGTTGCGCGTGGTCACTTGGTTTGGCGACCAGATAGGTCATCTGCGTGGCAAGATTAGCGCACTGAATAATGATAAGTATCACATACTGAAACAGCGCAACTGGCGCTGTGACATCGAGCCCGCCCGTCGTGAGTTGGGCTATAACCCTCAATACACATTGGAGAAGGGAGTGCCCCTCACTGTGAAATGGTATCAAGATAACGGATGGATTTAA
- a CDS encoding M15 family metallopeptidase translates to MKWLLYINMVVLTLCAQGCKAQGEDFSISEISDSVWHVMQGKTYHDNPHIQRADLRYIRVLHWDYDGKTHQGEMVCNKLIAQDLIDIFRQLYKAHYPIGRMVLPDNYDAGDERQMRDNNSSCFCYRVVANSKTLSKHAMGMAVDLNTLYNPYYRRYPSGKVVIQPTTGKPYCDRSKKFRYKITSDDLACRLFKKHGFTWGGDWKSHKDYQHFEK, encoded by the coding sequence ATGAAATGGCTCTTATATATTAATATGGTGGTGCTGACGCTGTGCGCACAAGGCTGCAAAGCACAGGGCGAAGACTTCTCAATCAGCGAAATCAGCGACTCGGTATGGCACGTGATGCAGGGCAAGACATACCACGACAACCCGCACATCCAGCGTGCCGACCTGCGCTATATCCGCGTGCTTCACTGGGACTACGACGGCAAGACACACCAGGGCGAGATGGTGTGCAACAAGCTCATTGCGCAAGACCTCATCGACATTTTCCGCCAACTCTACAAGGCGCACTACCCCATCGGGCGCATGGTGCTGCCCGACAACTACGATGCCGGCGACGAACGACAGATGCGCGACAACAACTCATCGTGTTTCTGCTATCGCGTCGTGGCCAACTCGAAGACGCTGTCGAAGCACGCCATGGGCATGGCCGTGGACCTGAACACGCTTTACAATCCCTACTACCGCCGCTACCCCAGCGGAAAGGTGGTCATTCAGCCCACCACCGGCAAGCCCTACTGCGACCGCTCGAAGAAGTTCCGCTATAAGATCACCAGCGACGACCTGGCTTGTCGCCTCTTCAAGAAGCACGGTTTCACGTGGGGAGGCGACTGGAAGTCGCACAAGGACTACCAGCATTTCGAGAAGTAA
- a CDS encoding TlpA disulfide reductase family protein produces the protein MKRLFSLAALLAAALPFMAQTQFTVKGTAHKDAKTLALMEIGTNQQNETINVTNGTFTINTDKPEGTVMAIMDAEHKLFNMFVVDGKELTLDMNTDEVKGSAQNMALAKLALAMSKAKTETEQEEVLRQGLAANPNNAVGAFAMSQLMYVMSYDELKAEIEKDAPYLKHPLCAKVKPYLESLALRAPGTMFKDIEEADTLGNSHKLSEYVGKGNYVLIDFWASWCGPCMMEMPNVKANFEKYKAKGFNVVGLSFDRNADAWKKAIVEKGLNWTHLSDLKFWQTIAAQTYGIRSIPSSILCDPTGKIIAIDLRGEKLGDKLKEIYGF, from the coding sequence ATGAAAAGACTTTTTTCACTGGCTGCACTACTGGCAGCAGCACTGCCTTTCATGGCACAGACACAGTTCACCGTGAAAGGTACGGCTCATAAAGACGCCAAGACACTGGCCTTGATGGAGATAGGCACGAACCAACAAAACGAGACCATCAACGTGACCAACGGCACTTTCACCATCAATACCGACAAGCCCGAAGGCACGGTGATGGCTATCATGGATGCTGAGCACAAATTGTTCAACATGTTCGTGGTGGATGGCAAGGAGCTGACGCTGGATATGAACACCGACGAGGTGAAGGGCTCGGCACAGAACATGGCTCTTGCCAAGTTGGCGCTCGCCATGAGCAAGGCAAAAACGGAAACAGAACAGGAAGAGGTACTGCGCCAAGGACTGGCTGCTAACCCCAACAATGCTGTGGGCGCCTTCGCCATGTCGCAACTCATGTATGTCATGAGCTACGACGAGCTGAAAGCAGAGATTGAGAAAGATGCGCCCTACCTGAAACACCCCCTGTGTGCCAAGGTAAAACCATACTTGGAGTCGTTGGCCCTGCGTGCACCCGGCACCATGTTCAAAGATATTGAAGAGGCCGACACACTGGGCAACAGCCACAAGCTGAGCGAATATGTGGGCAAGGGCAACTATGTGCTGATAGACTTCTGGGCTTCGTGGTGCGGACCCTGCATGATGGAGATGCCCAACGTGAAGGCTAACTTCGAGAAGTACAAGGCGAAGGGCTTCAACGTGGTGGGCCTGTCGTTCGACCGCAATGCAGATGCTTGGAAAAAGGCTATCGTCGAGAAGGGACTGAACTGGACGCACCTCTCAGACCTGAAGTTCTGGCAGACCATTGCTGCCCAGACCTACGGCATCCGCAGCATTCCTTCGAGCATCCTGTGCGACCCCACCGGTAAGATCATCGCCATTGACCTGCGTGGCGAGAAACTCGGCGACAAGCTGAAGGAGATCTACGGTTTCTGA
- a CDS encoding HmuY family protein — MNRHLLLSMLGIVAVMGLFSACDMMGDLYDDTITGGDDRQDVPVVEQREGQYYIDATSYTKWVYINMHGDSLAITVADISTEDHTESGAPEEWDYAHHRYDVKTNDGSVMMTDCHSIEQLEAMGLPAEATWTNDEYSEQSITVDMSHMLEGYLDYAPGFKNREAGRWLDVDTSSMPPIYTMHDNVMLFRFKDGTYAAVQLVNYMSTDRYQTKGWMTVNYKYPIFTNQ; from the coding sequence ATGAACAGACATCTACTTCTGTCAATGCTGGGAATAGTCGCTGTCATGGGACTATTCTCAGCTTGCGATATGATGGGAGACTTGTATGACGACACCATCACGGGCGGCGATGATCGCCAAGACGTGCCCGTCGTGGAGCAGCGCGAGGGACAATACTACATCGATGCCACCAGCTATACGAAGTGGGTTTACATCAATATGCACGGCGACTCACTGGCCATTACCGTGGCAGACATCAGCACCGAGGACCATACAGAGTCGGGAGCACCCGAGGAATGGGACTATGCCCACCACCGCTACGACGTGAAGACCAACGATGGCAGTGTGATGATGACCGACTGCCACTCCATCGAGCAGCTCGAAGCCATGGGGCTTCCTGCAGAGGCGACATGGACAAACGACGAATATAGCGAGCAGAGCATCACCGTAGATATGTCGCACATGTTGGAAGGCTATCTGGATTATGCCCCGGGGTTCAAGAACCGAGAGGCTGGTCGGTGGCTGGATGTGGACACCAGCTCGATGCCCCCCATCTACACCATGCACGACAACGTGATGCTCTTTCGTTTCAAAGACGGCACTTACGCTGCCGTTCAGCTGGTGAACTACATGAGTACAGACCGCTATCAGACCAAGGGTTGGATGACAGTAAACTACAAATATCCCATCTTTACGAACCAATAA
- a CDS encoding TonB-dependent siderophore receptor, giving the protein MKSLFLILYIMMLPGIVHAEGKDTLATWNKDPLGLETVVVTGTRTPKTLKDIPVVTRVISAEDIKKVDATDIKDMLQQELPGVEFTYSMGQQVMNMGGYDGNNILFLIDGERMAGESMDNIDFSRLNLQGIERIEIVKGAASTLYGSAAMGGVVNIITKSPSEKWASNISSRYEGATKEWRHGANMDFTVGRMNSFTTFQMTDADALNLKGDESSISTAYAYKSYHGKERLTWKLSDALKLTGRAGYFFRERNVSAEKHERYRDLDGGLKVNWDLSALQNMEVAYSFDQYDKSDFAMLTKKDVRDYSNRQNIARALYNVKMPEWKSQLTAGADFMNDYLLSYQFADHQKSHAQNSYDAFAQWDYTPNAHWNLLAGLRYDYFSAAKMGKPTWKMAGMFKTGKHQIRASYASGFRAPSLKELYMDFFMGGIFMIYGNPDLKCETNHNLSLSWTNYGSISENIKYCVTATGYYNFFRNYITTATVQRDGAYGQMYTNIANQQITGVDATAQLHHHNGLGAKVSYAFVKSIVDKGQPDLTAARPHSMTWRLDYDRQFSKDYGFRVALSGRFLSAVNVTEYASTLLNDMTSVHYDGYSIWKLSLSQSIMSWLTLNCAVDNLFNYKPRNYYANSPTTIGTTCTIGASIDIDKLF; this is encoded by the coding sequence ATGAAGAGCTTATTCCTTATACTTTATATCATGATGCTGCCCGGCATTGTTCATGCTGAGGGAAAGGACACGCTGGCCACATGGAACAAGGACCCGCTGGGACTAGAGACCGTGGTGGTGACAGGCACCCGCACGCCAAAGACGCTGAAGGACATCCCCGTGGTGACACGCGTGATCAGTGCCGAAGACATCAAGAAGGTGGATGCCACCGACATCAAGGACATGTTGCAGCAGGAACTGCCCGGCGTGGAGTTCACCTACTCCATGGGGCAGCAGGTGATGAATATGGGCGGCTACGACGGCAACAACATCTTGTTCTTAATCGACGGCGAGCGCATGGCTGGCGAGTCGATGGACAACATTGACTTTTCACGACTGAACCTGCAAGGCATTGAACGGATAGAGATTGTGAAAGGAGCGGCATCAACGCTCTATGGCTCGGCAGCGATGGGCGGCGTGGTGAACATCATCACTAAGAGTCCGTCGGAGAAATGGGCTTCGAACATCAGTTCACGCTACGAGGGTGCTACGAAGGAGTGGCGCCACGGGGCAAACATGGACTTCACTGTGGGGCGCATGAACTCGTTCACGACCTTTCAGATGACCGATGCCGACGCACTCAATCTCAAGGGTGACGAGTCGTCCATTTCGACAGCCTATGCCTATAAGAGTTATCACGGAAAGGAACGGTTGACATGGAAACTGTCTGACGCCTTGAAACTGACGGGCAGGGCAGGCTATTTCTTCCGTGAGCGCAACGTCAGCGCAGAGAAGCATGAGCGCTACCGCGATCTGGACGGCGGTCTGAAAGTCAACTGGGACCTCTCTGCCCTGCAGAACATGGAGGTGGCCTACAGCTTCGACCAGTACGACAAATCGGACTTTGCGATGCTGACCAAGAAGGATGTGCGCGACTATTCCAACCGCCAAAACATTGCCCGGGCGCTCTACAACGTGAAGATGCCTGAATGGAAGTCGCAGTTGACAGCAGGAGCCGACTTCATGAACGACTATCTACTGTCGTACCAGTTTGCCGACCATCAGAAGTCACACGCACAGAACAGCTACGATGCGTTTGCACAATGGGACTACACCCCTAATGCACATTGGAACCTGTTGGCAGGTCTGCGCTACGACTATTTCAGTGCTGCAAAAATGGGAAAGCCCACATGGAAGATGGCGGGCATGTTCAAGACGGGCAAGCATCAGATACGTGCTTCCTATGCCTCTGGCTTCCGTGCCCCTTCGCTCAAAGAGCTCTACATGGACTTTTTCATGGGTGGCATCTTCATGATTTACGGCAACCCAGACCTGAAATGCGAGACAAACCACAACCTGTCACTATCGTGGACGAACTATGGATCTATCAGTGAGAACATCAAATACTGTGTAACGGCGACAGGCTACTATAACTTTTTCCGCAACTACATCACAACAGCTACCGTACAGCGCGACGGTGCCTACGGTCAGATGTACACCAACATCGCCAATCAGCAGATTACGGGGGTAGATGCCACCGCACAACTGCATCACCACAATGGACTTGGAGCCAAAGTGTCGTATGCCTTCGTGAAAAGCATCGTGGACAAAGGGCAACCCGACCTGACCGCTGCCCGTCCACACTCCATGACATGGCGACTGGACTACGACCGTCAGTTCAGCAAGGACTATGGTTTCCGTGTAGCCCTCTCAGGCCGTTTTCTGTCGGCTGTCAACGTGACGGAGTATGCCTCTACGCTACTCAACGACATGACGAGTGTGCACTATGACGGCTATAGCATCTGGAAACTGAGCCTTTCGCAGAGCATCATGAGTTGGCTGACACTTAACTGTGCCGTCGATAACCTCTTTAACTATAAGCCCAGAAACTATTATGCCAACTCGCCGACAACGATTGGCACAACCTGTACGATAGGCGCATCCATTGACATCGATAAACTTTTTTAA